From a single Chitinophaga sp. Cy-1792 genomic region:
- the deoC gene encoding deoxyribose-phosphate aldolase: protein MEINRYIDHTILKPTTTLEDIKNLCLECVEYDFAAACVPPLYVKIAKQFLGNTNTKVATVIGFPFGYSAIEAKVAETVLAIVDEADELDVVINISAIKNNDWEYLEKEIANLMYIIREKKKVIKVIIESGILTDEEIVKCCQLYAKYGVDFVKTSTGYAEKGATLHAVKLMRANLPAEIQIKASGGIRTFAFAKELIEAGATRIGASASVSIVKEAKA, encoded by the coding sequence ATGGAAATTAACCGCTATATAGATCATACTATATTGAAACCTACGACCACACTGGAAGATATCAAAAACCTGTGTCTGGAATGCGTAGAGTATGACTTCGCTGCTGCCTGTGTACCGCCGCTGTACGTAAAAATTGCTAAACAGTTTCTGGGAAATACCAATACCAAAGTAGCCACCGTAATCGGCTTCCCTTTTGGTTATTCGGCTATTGAAGCCAAAGTAGCTGAGACGGTACTGGCTATTGTTGATGAGGCTGATGAACTGGACGTGGTCATCAATATCTCCGCCATAAAAAATAATGACTGGGAATACCTGGAAAAAGAGATCGCTAACCTGATGTACATCATCCGGGAGAAGAAAAAGGTGATCAAGGTAATTATTGAGAGCGGGATACTGACAGACGAGGAAATTGTGAAGTGTTGCCAGCTGTATGCAAAGTACGGCGTGGATTTTGTTAAAACCTCCACCGGTTATGCTGAAAAAGGGGCTACCTTACATGCTGTGAAGCTGATGAGAGCCAACCTGCCTGCTGAAATCCAGATTAAAGCTTCCGGCGGTATCCGTACCTTCGCATTTGCAAAGGAACTGATCGAAGCCGGCGCTACCAGGATTGGCGCCAGTGCCAGCGTTTCCATTGTGAAAGAGGCTAAGGCCTGA
- a CDS encoding DUF4843 domain-containing protein yields MKKIITGLFIIIAGCLFVISCKREDIPAYNSTNDVYFSITSNSIPKDTSFVTFAYTPFTTDTTVNFLIRVTGPASKQDRAFNLQIADTVGNPAKRGIHYDMPSSLVMPAGKLSVYIPIRFYKTKEMATQTYVLDMHLLPNENFTTSLKAAVVDKAQGITKNVLRHVITIDDRLAQPAGWADIYFGKYSKEKILLIGSAVPYDIKAFATANNAYLPVPTCTYLSSFMMRYFKDHAAVGDTIREADGTVMTMGPAASI; encoded by the coding sequence ATGAAAAAAATTATCACAGGATTATTTATAATTATAGCAGGATGTCTTTTTGTAATCTCCTGCAAAAGGGAAGATATTCCCGCATATAACAGTACCAACGATGTGTATTTCTCTATTACAAGTAATAGTATCCCAAAAGATACAAGCTTTGTAACATTTGCCTATACACCTTTCACTACAGATACCACTGTAAACTTCCTGATCCGGGTTACCGGACCTGCAAGTAAACAGGACCGTGCGTTTAATCTGCAAATAGCGGATACCGTCGGTAATCCGGCCAAACGAGGCATTCATTATGATATGCCTTCATCATTGGTGATGCCGGCAGGCAAACTTTCGGTGTATATACCCATCCGTTTTTACAAAACAAAAGAGATGGCTACACAAACATATGTACTCGACATGCATCTTTTGCCGAATGAAAATTTTACGACTAGTCTGAAAGCCGCTGTGGTTGATAAGGCACAAGGCATTACAAAAAATGTATTGCGTCATGTAATCACCATTGATGATAGATTAGCGCAACCAGCTGGTTGGGCAGATATTTACTTTGGAAAATACTCCAAAGAAAAAATTCTGCTGATTGGGTCTGCCGTTCCTTATGATATTAAAGCTTTTGCAACTGCGAATAACGCCTATCTTCCTGTACCTACCTGTACTTATCTGAGTTCCTTTATGATGCGCTATTTCAAAGATCATGCGGCGGTAGGTGATACTATCCGCGAAGCAGATGGTACTGTTATGACGATGGGCCCTGCCGCATCTATCTGA
- the secA gene encoding preprotein translocase subunit SecA gives MLGFLTKLFGGNKSDRDIKSIAPIVKQINEEYEKLQSLPIDDLRHKTQDFRARIKEHLAVIDKDITEKQETADNSEDVTIKDAIYQEIDVLKKDRDKQLEVILQELLPEAFAVVKETARRLANNTTITSNATALDRQLAVTKDYVTIEGDKAIWKNTWTAAGNQVTWNMIHYDVQLIGGIVLHQGKISEMATGEGKTLVSTLPAYLNALAGQGVHIVTVNNYLALRDSEWNGPLFEFLGITVDCIDVHQPNTAARRQAYLADITYGTNNEYGFDYLRDNMVHSPEEMVQRKHHFAMVDEVDSVLIDDARTPLIISGPVYRGEEQEYHVLQPRIAHLFELQRREVNKYLLEAKKLIAEGKDDPKTGGLALMRAWRGLPKSSALIKFLSEPGMKVLLQKAENYYLADQQREMPKVDAGLYFAIEEKNNSVDLTDKGIAEITGSGEDEHFFILPDVGSELAEIEKLDVPAEEKLQRKDTLLQEFAAKSDRIHSAQQLLKAYTLFEKDVEYVVMDGKVKIVDEQTGRILDGRRYSDGLHQAIEAKENVKVEAATQTFATITLQNYFRMYHKLGGMTGTATTEAGEFWEIYKLDVITIPTNLPISRNDAEDLVYKTKRDKYKAVIEEVKKLQAAGRPVLVGTTSVEVSELLGKMLTFEKVPHNVLNAKQHAREAQVVAEAGLAGAVTIATNMAGRGTDIKLGPGVKEAGGLAIIGTERHESRRVDRQLRGRAGRQGDPGSSQFFVSLEDDLMRMFGSDRIAGLMDRMGYKEGEVIQHSMITRSIERAQKKVEENNFGIRKRLLEYDDVMNKQRTVIYSKRNHALFGERLAIDIDNAFYDVAENLVNTHRESGDYEAFKMDAIMNFSIDTEITKEELARTDINALATKLYHEGKANYNRKVAAIAEHFEGISTRIMADHPNQYGSIGIPFTDGRRRMEIYPDLHKTAETHGHEVMNTLERTITLHLIDDAWKEHLRAMDDLKQSVQSAVYEQKDPLLIYKFEAFNLFKEMDGETSRDIVAFLTKAMIFMENEGQQPMPEAARQEERTDMSKMRATHEDMSAQNSYQGATAEYAQEVEEEKTEPVRVGPKVGRNDPCPCGSGKKFKQCHGRDL, from the coding sequence ATGTTAGGTTTTTTAACAAAGCTGTTTGGAGGGAATAAGTCTGACAGAGATATCAAGTCTATCGCTCCAATAGTGAAGCAGATCAATGAGGAGTATGAGAAACTGCAATCCCTGCCTATTGACGACCTGCGTCATAAAACCCAGGATTTCCGCGCCCGTATCAAGGAACACCTTGCTGTTATTGATAAGGATATAACAGAAAAACAGGAAACTGCGGACAATTCAGAGGATGTTACCATAAAAGATGCTATTTATCAAGAAATAGACGTACTGAAAAAAGACCGTGACAAGCAACTGGAAGTAATTCTCCAGGAACTGTTACCGGAAGCTTTTGCAGTTGTCAAAGAAACTGCCCGTCGCCTGGCAAATAATACTACCATTACCTCTAACGCTACCGCGTTAGACCGTCAGCTGGCTGTTACCAAAGACTATGTTACCATCGAAGGTGACAAGGCTATCTGGAAAAACACCTGGACTGCCGCAGGCAACCAGGTTACCTGGAACATGATACACTATGATGTACAGCTCATCGGTGGTATCGTATTACACCAGGGTAAAATCTCCGAAATGGCTACCGGTGAGGGTAAAACACTGGTATCTACCCTTCCTGCCTACCTCAACGCACTCGCCGGACAAGGTGTTCACATCGTAACCGTGAATAACTACCTCGCCCTGCGTGACTCTGAGTGGAACGGCCCTCTCTTCGAATTCCTCGGTATTACCGTTGACTGTATCGATGTTCACCAACCGAACACCGCTGCCCGTCGTCAGGCTTACCTGGCTGATATCACCTATGGTACCAATAACGAGTATGGTTTCGACTATCTCCGTGATAACATGGTGCACAGCCCTGAGGAAATGGTACAACGCAAACATCACTTCGCTATGGTCGATGAGGTGGATAGCGTATTGATCGATGATGCCCGTACACCGCTGATCATTTCCGGTCCGGTATACCGTGGTGAAGAACAGGAATACCATGTACTGCAGCCGCGTATCGCTCACCTGTTTGAATTACAGAGAAGAGAAGTAAATAAATACCTGCTGGAAGCTAAAAAGCTGATCGCAGAAGGTAAAGATGATCCTAAAACCGGTGGCCTTGCACTGATGCGCGCCTGGAGAGGTTTACCTAAAAGTAGCGCCCTGATCAAGTTCCTCAGCGAACCAGGTATGAAAGTATTACTGCAGAAAGCAGAAAACTACTACCTGGCAGATCAGCAACGCGAAATGCCTAAAGTAGACGCCGGCCTATACTTCGCTATCGAAGAAAAAAATAACAGCGTAGACCTGACTGATAAAGGTATCGCTGAAATTACCGGCTCCGGTGAAGATGAACACTTCTTCATCCTCCCTGACGTTGGTTCTGAACTGGCTGAAATCGAAAAACTGGATGTTCCTGCTGAAGAAAAACTCCAGCGTAAAGATACCCTGCTGCAGGAATTTGCAGCTAAATCTGACCGTATCCACTCCGCTCAGCAATTGCTGAAAGCATATACCCTCTTCGAAAAAGATGTGGAATATGTGGTAATGGATGGTAAAGTAAAAATCGTAGACGAACAGACAGGTCGTATCCTTGATGGTCGTCGTTACTCTGATGGTCTGCACCAGGCGATCGAAGCAAAGGAAAATGTGAAAGTAGAAGCTGCTACACAAACCTTCGCAACCATCACCTTACAGAACTACTTCCGTATGTACCACAAACTTGGTGGTATGACCGGTACCGCTACTACGGAAGCGGGTGAGTTCTGGGAAATCTACAAACTGGATGTAATCACCATCCCTACTAACCTGCCTATCTCCCGTAATGACGCTGAAGATCTGGTTTACAAAACCAAGAGAGATAAATATAAAGCAGTTATCGAAGAAGTAAAGAAACTGCAGGCTGCGGGTCGTCCGGTACTGGTAGGTACTACCTCTGTAGAGGTGTCCGAATTGCTGGGCAAAATGCTCACCTTCGAAAAAGTACCTCACAACGTATTGAACGCGAAACAGCACGCCCGTGAAGCACAGGTTGTTGCTGAAGCTGGTTTGGCCGGCGCTGTGACCATCGCTACCAACATGGCGGGTCGTGGTACGGATATCAAACTCGGACCTGGCGTGAAAGAAGCAGGTGGTCTGGCCATCATCGGTACAGAAAGACACGAAAGCCGTCGTGTAGACAGACAGCTGCGTGGTCGTGCCGGTCGTCAGGGAGATCCGGGATCTTCCCAGTTCTTCGTTTCCCTGGAAGATGACCTGATGCGTATGTTCGGTTCCGATCGTATCGCTGGTCTGATGGACCGTATGGGTTACAAAGAAGGCGAAGTAATCCAGCACAGCATGATTACCCGTTCCATCGAAAGAGCACAGAAAAAAGTAGAAGAAAATAACTTCGGTATCCGTAAACGTTTGCTCGAATACGATGACGTAATGAACAAACAACGTACGGTTATCTACAGCAAACGTAACCACGCACTGTTTGGCGAACGTCTGGCGATCGATATCGATAACGCATTCTATGACGTAGCTGAAAACCTGGTAAATACCCACAGAGAAAGCGGCGATTATGAAGCTTTCAAAATGGATGCCATCATGAACTTCTCTATTGATACTGAAATCACTAAAGAAGAGCTGGCACGTACCGATATCAATGCACTGGCTACCAAACTGTATCACGAAGGTAAAGCTAACTATAACCGTAAAGTAGCAGCGATCGCTGAACACTTTGAAGGTATCTCCACCCGTATCATGGCGGACCATCCTAACCAATACGGTTCAATCGGTATTCCATTTACCGATGGCCGCAGACGTATGGAGATCTATCCTGATCTGCACAAAACTGCAGAAACCCATGGTCATGAAGTGATGAATACCCTCGAACGTACCATCACCCTGCACCTCATCGATGATGCATGGAAAGAGCACCTGCGTGCAATGGATGACCTGAAACAATCTGTACAAAGTGCAGTTTACGAACAGAAAGATCCGTTGCTGATCTATAAATTTGAAGCGTTCAACCTCTTCAAGGAAATGGATGGTGAAACCAGCCGCGATATCGTAGCCTTCCTCACCAAAGCCATGATCTTCATGGAAAATGAAGGTCAGCAGCCAATGCCGGAAGCAGCACGCCAGGAAGAAAGAACAGATATGAGCAAAATGCGCGCAACGCATGAGGATATGTCTGCTCAAAACAGCTACCAGGGCGCTACAGCTGAATACGCACAGGAAGTAGAAGAAGAAAAAACCGAACCAGTACGCGTAGGTCCTAAAGTAGGTCGTAACGACCCTTGCCCTTGCGGAAGCGGTAAAAAATTCAAACAATGTCATGGTCGTGACCTGTAA
- a CDS encoding PKD-like family lipoprotein — protein sequence MKNIFFPLMACVLMVFTGCYKDKGNYSYHPINEVTEISNIDEGYVMLYGNTLSIKPAVRMSIDSNANLADTNKFGYQWISYKYNVAVGDTIRTVFATTPTLEWAANLKPDTYTCFFKITDKSTGLSQQKRFMLKITTMITNGLLILNDVNGKARLDMLSYLLTRDTLIDDVLKFTVAGMPEITNPKALRRYSTLTGDMTYILGDKAAYKVDNLYMKWKSTYSLPYDFVNAGDITTAEAMASNESSLNFCISGGNVYFNFAPMGVPAFALPVNRMKGATGMFRAAPFVAMGTGMIGVLYNDDEKRFVAFNPYARSSESSDLPDNFTTGLDLIWMGDSRFLNGQSSAVVGDRKKGIYKLYKFGPDYGAVRYDGVYDISGYPEIGNATSFAISNTYGFLFYAAGGKLYEADAATGLARLMVDLGNEKITSLYIPNFYNFSGPLADLENCVMVASYNPAKAAGSNGTIRQYWIESRLDPLILVRTIEGVGKVVEMLYKK from the coding sequence ATGAAAAATATATTTTTCCCTTTAATGGCATGTGTACTGATGGTATTTACCGGCTGTTATAAAGACAAGGGTAATTACAGTTATCATCCCATCAATGAAGTCACTGAAATAAGCAATATCGATGAAGGGTATGTTATGCTGTATGGCAATACCCTCAGTATTAAACCAGCAGTCAGGATGAGTATCGACAGCAATGCGAATCTTGCTGATACCAACAAGTTTGGCTACCAATGGATTTCCTACAAATACAACGTAGCTGTAGGCGATACTATACGAACAGTATTTGCTACCACGCCTACGCTGGAGTGGGCCGCTAATCTGAAGCCTGATACCTACACCTGTTTTTTCAAGATCACAGACAAGTCTACAGGGTTAAGCCAGCAGAAACGGTTCATGCTCAAAATTACCACCATGATTACCAATGGCCTCCTGATCCTCAATGATGTGAATGGAAAAGCCAGACTGGATATGTTATCTTATCTGCTGACCAGGGATACATTGATAGATGATGTACTGAAATTTACAGTAGCAGGAATGCCGGAAATTACCAATCCTAAGGCCCTGCGCAGGTATTCTACGCTCACCGGTGATATGACCTATATTCTGGGAGATAAGGCGGCGTATAAAGTAGATAATCTTTACATGAAGTGGAAAAGCACCTATAGCCTGCCATATGATTTTGTAAATGCCGGTGATATAACCACTGCTGAGGCGATGGCATCTAATGAAAGCAGCCTTAATTTCTGTATAAGCGGAGGGAATGTGTATTTCAACTTCGCTCCAATGGGGGTACCGGCTTTTGCGTTGCCTGTCAACAGGATGAAGGGCGCCACCGGTATGTTTCGTGCAGCCCCGTTCGTGGCGATGGGAACAGGTATGATAGGTGTATTGTATAATGATGATGAAAAGCGCTTCGTGGCTTTCAATCCTTATGCCAGATCCAGTGAGTCGTCGGATCTTCCGGATAATTTTACTACTGGTCTGGACCTGATCTGGATGGGAGACAGCCGCTTTCTCAACGGGCAGAGTTCCGCTGTCGTAGGTGACCGTAAGAAAGGGATCTATAAACTTTACAAGTTTGGACCAGACTATGGTGCTGTCAGGTATGATGGGGTTTACGATATTTCCGGTTACCCTGAAATCGGCAATGCCACTTCTTTTGCGATCAGCAATACATATGGATTTCTTTTTTATGCAGCTGGTGGCAAGCTGTATGAGGCAGATGCTGCTACTGGTCTGGCCAGGTTAATGGTGGACCTTGGTAATGAGAAGATTACCAGCTTATATATTCCGAACTTCTATAATTTCAGCGGGCCTTTAGCTGATCTGGAAAATTGCGTAATGGTAGCCTCCTATAATCCGGCTAAAGCTGCCGGCAGCAATGGTACTATTCGTCAGTACTGGATAGAAAGCCGGCTGGATCCGCTGATATTGGTACGAACCATTGAAGGAGTGGGTAAAGTAGTAGAAATGTTGTATAAGAAATAA
- a CDS encoding RagB/SusD family nutrient uptake outer membrane protein, with product MKRLTIYAIILFAVTAFTSCKKYLDVKPRDQVIADDLFSTEAGFMKALNGVYLDMTQASTYGGAMTMEMVEVLGQRYSLSDESPYYQLGLYNYTDDKVKDKFGEVWAAMYKHIAAVNKALSQLEVRKEVGTAEHRRWIKGELLGLRAYLHFDILRLYGPVYGTDSLSARIPYYDKFTDKYLPFLPANEVAKHVLNDLDSAEVLLQDDPVITEGRTWSNSVIDNPTWHFRQFRLNVYAVQALKARVYLYTKAKAAAYQYAKKVITTAGPKFPFVDPRNVSGPNPDRLFASELLFALQDINMDAKFQKYFSPSNKDANILAAAPANLGNEYERNDNDPRYTANWVTPAGGVKIYRCFYKYADISEPTKYSFVYHLPMIRISEMYLIAAECESDKATALGYLNAVRKARKVFDAPATATVATELMKEFKREFYGEGQCFFYYKRLGSTPITKGDGSGTTVRMSATQYVLPIPENEILYRN from the coding sequence ATGAAACGATTAACTATATACGCTATCATATTATTTGCTGTAACAGCTTTTACCTCCTGTAAAAAATACCTCGATGTGAAGCCAAGAGACCAGGTAATTGCCGATGACCTGTTTTCCACAGAAGCTGGCTTTATGAAGGCATTGAATGGGGTATACCTGGACATGACGCAGGCCAGCACTTATGGTGGCGCCATGACAATGGAAATGGTAGAAGTGCTTGGCCAGCGCTATTCTCTGAGTGATGAGAGCCCGTATTATCAGCTGGGGCTATATAACTATACGGATGACAAGGTGAAAGATAAATTCGGAGAAGTTTGGGCTGCTATGTACAAACATATTGCAGCAGTGAATAAAGCCCTTTCCCAGCTGGAAGTTCGTAAAGAGGTAGGTACAGCGGAACACCGCAGATGGATTAAAGGAGAATTACTTGGATTACGCGCATACCTGCACTTCGATATATTGAGGCTTTATGGCCCGGTGTATGGTACGGACAGCCTCTCTGCAAGAATTCCATATTACGATAAATTCACTGACAAGTATTTACCTTTTCTTCCCGCTAATGAAGTGGCGAAGCATGTATTAAATGACCTGGATAGTGCAGAAGTTTTATTGCAGGATGATCCGGTTATTACAGAAGGCAGAACCTGGTCCAATTCAGTCATTGACAATCCTACCTGGCATTTCCGCCAGTTCAGATTGAACGTATATGCAGTACAGGCGCTCAAGGCGAGAGTATATCTCTATACTAAAGCCAAAGCAGCGGCCTATCAGTATGCAAAGAAAGTAATAACGACAGCCGGACCGAAATTTCCTTTTGTCGATCCACGAAATGTCTCTGGTCCGAACCCTGATCGCCTCTTTGCTTCTGAGTTGTTGTTCGCTTTGCAGGATATCAATATGGATGCTAAATTTCAAAAGTATTTCTCTCCATCTAACAAGGATGCAAACATTCTTGCTGCTGCTCCCGCCAACCTGGGAAATGAATATGAGAGGAATGACAATGATCCCCGATATACTGCAAACTGGGTAACTCCGGCTGGTGGCGTAAAAATCTACAGATGCTTTTATAAATATGCGGATATCAGTGAGCCGACAAAATATTCCTTTGTCTATCATCTGCCTATGATCCGTATTTCAGAAATGTATTTGATTGCAGCAGAATGTGAATCAGATAAAGCAACCGCACTCGGATATCTGAATGCAGTCAGGAAAGCACGTAAAGTATTCGATGCACCAGCTACAGCTACTGTGGCTACCGAATTGATGAAAGAGTTTAAAAGAGAATTTTATGGAGAAGGGCAATGCTTCTTTTATTATAAAAGGTTAGGTTCTACCCCCATCACAAAAGGCGATGGAAGCGGCACTACAGTGAGAATGTCTGCAACACAGTACGTTTTACCGATTCCGGAAAATGAAATTTTGTACAGAAATTAA
- a CDS encoding SusC/RagA family TonB-linked outer membrane protein produces the protein MKKIYLTFKGWFGRSVACSLLMTTLALPAGAQNLFQRISVNVRNQSISNVLYEIERQTNLNFVYDGDIASRQEPVSITAKNMAVQEVLKDVFKNDFTYTVIGDKVIVRNAETHAAKVQQEKTYSFTGRVVLNDRTGENTQAPGVTIQVKGTNKGTQTDPSGKFTITVKEDDILVFRYVGYKPLEYAVGGRKSANITLNEDVSKIKEVVVNGIFERSKESFSGSVSNYTARELKQIGNQNIIQSLRSLDPAFTVFENNLTGSNPNVLPNLEIRGKTSVIGMKETFGTDPNQPLFILDGFEADLRTVVDLDMNRVESVTILKDAASTAIYGSKAANGVVVIETKKPKPGQLRVNYVTDNSVTVPDLRDYNLMNASEKLAFEYAVGKYKQYLTETEYGQRLDSVYNAHLRNVAQGVNTYWLSEPLQTGITTGHSLYIEGGDNDMRYSAGVNYKKISGVMKGSGRDQGGGNLKLMYRKKKFMFSNNLSVSFYTADESPYGSFSSFAYANPYYKKRNDDGSVSPFLEIYYDANDKLDTVVNPLYNATLNSRNRTKDLQLINNFMSEWSVTKDWRVRARLGLTKDDNNTEVFSPSRNTDFYFKPIKERGYYQKVSNNTFGYDGELTVTFGKIIANKHQLNAVGGWNFQSRLQTREGYESSGFPDDMDSPGFAAAYKLNGRPITAESTKRNTSFYFNGGYVYDRRYVLEANYRKDGASIYGLDRLFTNSWSVGASWNIHNEAFMEQYRNVSMLKLRASVGTPGNQNFPSYQTYTLYTYNLGLSNEFGTGVNINSFGNPFLKWQKTLDKNIGLDLVMLNNRIKFNGDYYNRETDPLVAVFNVPVSTGTTTTSMNLGKQVGNGYNFQLAVSPIMRTAERVVWTINFSAKHENARYEGMGTALAGMNKENQGLNTTRYYDGGSPTAIWGVRSAGIDPGTGNEIFIKKDGTHTFTYDSKDEVVLGDTRPKLDGIIGTNFFYKGITLGVYLRYRYGGDAFNEAVYDKVDNISYENVGKNADRRAYYDRWLYPGDVAKYRKITMTADKNALIANTSKMTSRFVQRENTLAGESINMGYDFPIQMIRKYGLTSLRLNAYTNDIFRFSTIRNERGLDYPFANTVAFSINVGF, from the coding sequence ATGAAAAAAATCTACCTGACTTTTAAAGGTTGGTTTGGGCGCAGTGTAGCCTGCAGTCTACTGATGACGACGCTGGCATTGCCTGCCGGAGCACAAAATCTATTTCAAAGGATTAGCGTAAATGTCCGAAACCAGTCCATTTCCAACGTATTATACGAGATCGAGCGTCAGACCAACCTCAACTTCGTTTATGACGGCGATATTGCCAGCCGTCAGGAACCTGTCAGCATCACTGCAAAAAATATGGCTGTACAGGAAGTATTAAAAGATGTTTTTAAAAATGATTTTACTTACACTGTTATCGGTGATAAAGTAATTGTCAGAAATGCTGAAACACACGCCGCTAAAGTACAGCAGGAAAAAACGTATTCCTTCACCGGTCGTGTTGTGCTGAATGACCGCACAGGTGAAAATACCCAGGCTCCCGGTGTTACCATTCAGGTCAAAGGCACTAACAAAGGAACACAGACAGATCCTTCCGGTAAGTTTACCATTACCGTTAAGGAAGATGATATACTCGTGTTTCGCTATGTTGGGTATAAACCGCTGGAATACGCGGTGGGAGGCCGTAAATCTGCTAACATCACGCTTAATGAAGATGTTAGTAAAATCAAGGAAGTAGTAGTAAACGGTATCTTCGAAAGGAGTAAAGAAAGTTTTTCAGGTAGTGTTTCCAACTACACCGCCCGTGAACTGAAACAGATAGGTAACCAGAATATCATCCAGAGCCTTCGTTCACTGGACCCTGCCTTTACCGTATTTGAAAATAACCTCACTGGCTCCAATCCTAACGTACTGCCTAACCTGGAGATACGTGGAAAGACAAGCGTGATAGGGATGAAGGAAACATTCGGTACTGATCCGAATCAACCATTGTTTATCCTCGATGGTTTTGAAGCAGACCTTCGGACTGTCGTAGATCTGGATATGAACCGCGTAGAAAGTGTTACCATTCTGAAAGATGCTGCATCTACCGCTATTTATGGTTCCAAAGCAGCAAATGGCGTAGTGGTGATAGAAACAAAAAAACCTAAACCAGGGCAGCTACGTGTGAACTATGTCACCGACAACTCCGTCACTGTACCGGACCTCAGGGATTACAACCTGATGAATGCCTCAGAAAAACTGGCATTTGAGTATGCAGTGGGTAAGTATAAGCAGTATCTCACTGAAACAGAGTACGGACAACGACTGGATAGTGTTTATAACGCGCATCTCCGTAATGTTGCACAAGGTGTAAATACTTACTGGCTGAGCGAACCACTGCAAACAGGAATAACCACCGGTCATTCCCTGTATATAGAAGGTGGGGATAATGATATGCGCTACTCCGCGGGTGTCAACTACAAAAAGATATCCGGTGTAATGAAAGGTTCCGGAAGAGATCAGGGAGGTGGAAACCTGAAACTGATGTACCGCAAGAAAAAATTCATGTTCAGCAATAACCTGTCTGTCAGTTTCTATACCGCGGATGAATCACCATATGGCTCTTTTTCCAGCTTTGCTTATGCCAACCCTTATTATAAGAAGCGTAACGATGATGGTTCTGTGTCACCTTTTCTGGAAATCTACTATGATGCAAACGATAAACTGGATACCGTTGTAAATCCATTGTATAACGCAACGCTGAACAGTAGGAACAGGACCAAAGACCTGCAGCTTATCAACAACTTTATGTCTGAATGGAGCGTGACCAAAGACTGGCGCGTTCGTGCACGCCTTGGTCTTACAAAAGACGACAATAATACAGAGGTATTCTCCCCATCCCGGAATACGGACTTTTATTTTAAGCCGATAAAAGAACGTGGTTATTATCAGAAAGTATCCAATAATACCTTCGGTTATGATGGAGAGTTAACGGTTACCTTTGGTAAAATCATTGCCAACAAACATCAGCTGAATGCTGTTGGTGGCTGGAATTTCCAGAGCAGACTACAAACCCGTGAAGGATATGAGAGCAGCGGATTCCCTGATGATATGGATTCTCCCGGATTTGCTGCAGCTTACAAATTAAATGGCAGGCCGATCACGGCAGAATCAACCAAACGTAATACCAGCTTCTATTTTAATGGAGGTTATGTATATGACAGACGTTATGTACTGGAGGCGAATTATCGTAAAGATGGTGCTTCTATCTATGGCTTAGACAGATTGTTTACCAACTCATGGTCAGTCGGGGCTTCGTGGAATATTCATAACGAAGCATTTATGGAGCAATACCGTAATGTATCCATGCTGAAGTTAAGAGCTTCTGTAGGTACTCCCGGTAACCAGAATTTCCCCTCCTACCAGACCTATACACTCTATACCTACAACCTCGGTTTAAGTAATGAATTTGGTACGGGCGTTAATATCAATTCCTTTGGAAATCCCTTCCTGAAATGGCAAAAGACATTAGATAAGAACATTGGGCTGGACCTGGTAATGCTAAACAACAGAATCAAGTTTAACGGCGATTACTATAACCGTGAAACAGATCCGCTGGTGGCTGTCTTTAATGTGCCTGTATCTACCGGAACTACCACTACCAGTATGAACCTGGGTAAGCAGGTAGGCAACGGTTATAATTTCCAGCTGGCTGTTTCTCCGATTATGCGTACCGCTGAAAGAGTGGTATGGACAATTAATTTCTCTGCCAAACACGAAAATGCCCGCTATGAAGGTATGGGTACTGCACTGGCAGGTATGAATAAAGAAAATCAGGGCCTGAATACCACCCGTTACTATGATGGGGGAAGTCCTACCGCTATCTGGGGCGTACGTTCTGCCGGTATTGATCCTGGTACAGGTAATGAGATTTTTATTAAGAAAGATGGAACACACACCTTCACCTATGACTCCAAAGACGAGGTAGTATTGGGTGACACCCGTCCGAAACTCGATGGTATCATCGGGACGAATTTCTTCTATAAAGGCATTACCCTGGGTGTTTACCTGAGGTATCGTTACGGCGGAGATGCATTTAATGAAGCCGTTTATGATAAGGTAGATAATATCAGCTATGAAAATGTAGGCAAAAATGCCGACCGTCGTGCATATTACGACAGATGGCTGTATCCAGGCGACGTGGCTAAATACAGGAAAATCACTATGACCGCAGATAAAAATGCCCTCATCGCCAATACTTCCAAAATGACTTCACGCTTTGTTCAGAGAGAAAATACCCTCGCTGGTGAATCCATTAATATGGGCTATGATTTTCCCATACAGATGATTCGTAAATACGGCCTGACCAGTCTTCGCCTGAACGCATATACGAATGATATTTTCCGTTTTTCAACGATTAGGAACGAACGGGGCCTGGACTATCCTTTTGCCAATACAGTGGCCTTTTCTATTAACGTAGGCTTTTAA